Proteins encoded in a region of the Pseudomonas denitrificans (nom. rej.) genome:
- a CDS encoding amino acid ABC transporter ATP-binding protein — MIEVRNLTKVYDTRGLVVRAVDDVSTGVARGEVVVVIGPSGSGKSTFLRCLNGLEEFDSGSVSIDGVDLANPKTDINAYRREVGMVFQHFNLFPHMTVLENLCLAQKVVRKRGKAEREAKARALLEKVGIGQKANEYPSRLSGGQQQRVAIARALCMEPKVMLFDEPTSALDPEMVGEVLDVMKTLAVEGMTMVCVTHEMGFAREVADRVLFFDHGKLLEDAAPAEFFAQPKDARAQSFLRQVL; from the coding sequence GTGATTGAAGTCCGTAATCTGACCAAGGTCTACGACACCCGCGGGCTGGTCGTGCGCGCGGTGGACGATGTCAGCACCGGCGTCGCCCGCGGCGAAGTGGTGGTGGTGATCGGGCCGTCTGGCTCGGGCAAATCTACTTTCCTGCGCTGCCTGAATGGCCTGGAAGAGTTCGACTCCGGCTCGGTGAGCATCGACGGCGTCGACCTCGCCAACCCGAAGACCGACATCAACGCCTACCGCCGCGAAGTCGGCATGGTGTTCCAGCACTTCAACCTGTTCCCGCACATGACCGTGCTGGAGAACCTGTGCCTGGCGCAGAAGGTCGTGCGCAAGCGCGGCAAGGCCGAGCGCGAAGCCAAGGCCCGTGCGCTGCTGGAAAAGGTCGGCATCGGCCAGAAGGCCAACGAGTACCCGTCGCGCCTCTCCGGCGGCCAGCAGCAGCGCGTGGCGATTGCCCGTGCGCTGTGCATGGAGCCGAAGGTGATGCTGTTCGACGAACCCACCTCCGCGCTCGACCCGGAAATGGTCGGCGAGGTGCTGGACGTGATGAAGACCCTGGCCGTGGAAGGCATGACCATGGTCTGCGTGACCCACGAGATGGGCTTCGCCCGCGAAGTAGCGGACCGCGTGCTGTTCTTCGATCACGGCAAGCTGCTGGAGGACGCCGCTCCGGCGGAGTTCTTCGCCCAGCCCAAGGATGCGCGTGCGCAGAGCTTCCTGCGCCAGGTGCTGTGA